GTTTCGCTTTCACAGCGGGGTGCCGAATACCTGAGCGCTTTTAGTTGGCACCAGGTTTCAGCTGCCGCCAAGGGGCTTAGCCTGAAGGTTGGGTCCTTCGGCAGTCATTTCCAATACGCTGCTTTGGCTGTACCAGTCTCCCACGACAATACGGGTACCGGCACTTTCATGGTGTATGGCCGGTCTGTGAGTATGGCCGTGGATCATTTGCCTGCAGCTGTGCTTTTGCAACAGGTCTGCAACCGCATGGGGTTCGGCATCCATGATGTACTGACTCTTCAGCTGATTGCCAGCCTTGCTTTTGGCCCTGAGATTAGCGGCGATGCTCAATCGCTTACTTTGGGATAACTTGCTGTAAATCCACTTCACCCAGGGCTGGTTTCTGAACCAGCGAAAGCGCTGGTAACCCTTGTCGAGGGTGCAGAGGCTGTCGCCGTGAAGCAGCAGCGTGGGAATGCCGTAGAGGTTGATTTGATGCACTTCATCAAGTAGCTGCATCTTACTGATAGCTGCAAACTGCTTCCCAATTAAGAAATCACGGTTTCCGTGAATGAAATAAATTGGCAGCTTGTGGCTGAGCGCAGCAATATCGGCCGCGATATCCAGTGCGAAGGGCTCCGCAATATCATCACCCACCCACACTTCAAACAGATCACCCAGAATATACAGGGCATCCACATCATCGAAGGACTGTGAGAGAAAGCGACGAAAGGCCGAGGTAATATCGGGGCGATCTGCACTCAAATGCAGATCGCCGATAAAGAGGGTGCGCATCTGACCTGAATTAGCCTTCGATGCTGACCTTTTGAATAACAACGGCTTCCAGCGGAACGTCCTGATGCATGCCGCGGTTGCCGGTGTTTACGCCCTTGATGGCGTTTACTACGTCCATACCTTCAACTACTTCACCGAACACGCAGTAACCCCAGCCCTGCATGGATTCCGATTTGAAGTCCAGGAAGGTGTTGTCATTTACGTTGATGAAGAACTGGGCCGTCGCCGAATGCGGATCGGAAGTACGGGCCATGGCGATAGTGCCAACCTTGTTGGACAGACCGTTGTTGGCTTCATTTTTCACTGGCTCATGGGTGCGCTTTTGCACCATATCTTCGGTAAAACCGCCGCCCTGGATCATAAAGCCATCGATAACACGGTGGAAAATAGTGCCATCGAAGAATCCTTCGCTGGCATAGCGTTGGAAGTTTTCGGCAGTGACCGGTGCTTTTTCGTGGTTCAGGGCGATTTTGATATCGCCAAAGTTGGTGTGCAATGTGATCATCGTTGCGGTACTCATTTGAAAGTGTCGGCGGATTCTAACTTATCTGGAACGGCCCTGAAAGTGCAGTATTCAAGGGCTTTGGAGCATGATAGACTCACAGGCCTGATTTTACACCCAGTGCTTAGCGGAAAGAGAGCAAGAATGTTGAAGATATACAATAGTATCAGTCGTCAAAAAGAGGAGTTTAAACCCATACAGCCAGGCAAAATTGGCATGTATGTTTGTGGTGTGACGATCTATGACCTGTGCCACATCGGCCATGGTCGTACTTTTGTGTGTTTTGACATGATTGTGCGTTATCTGCGTTACCGCGGTTACGAGGTAAATTACCAGCGCAATATCACCGACGTGGATGACAAGATCATCAAGCGCGCCAACGAAAATGGCGAGAGCTGTGACAGCCTCACTGAGCGTTTAATTGGTGAAATGCATGCCGATTTCGACG
This portion of the Shewanella amazonensis SB2B genome encodes:
- a CDS encoding UDP-2,3-diacylglucosamine diphosphatase, whose product is MRTLFIGDLHLSADRPDITSAFRRFLSQSFDDVDALYILGDLFEVWVGDDIAEPFALDIAADIAALSHKLPIYFIHGNRDFLIGKQFAAISKMQLLDEVHQINLYGIPTLLLHGDSLCTLDKGYQRFRWFRNQPWVKWIYSKLSQSKRLSIAANLRAKSKAGNQLKSQYIMDAEPHAVADLLQKHSCRQMIHGHTHRPAIHHESAGTRIVVGDWYSQSSVLEMTAEGPNLQAKPLGGS
- a CDS encoding peptidylprolyl isomerase, translated to MITLHTNFGDIKIALNHEKAPVTAENFQRYASEGFFDGTIFHRVIDGFMIQGGGFTEDMVQKRTHEPVKNEANNGLSNKVGTIAMARTSDPHSATAQFFINVNDNTFLDFKSESMQGWGYCVFGEVVEGMDVVNAIKGVNTGNRGMHQDVPLEAVVIQKVSIEG